A genomic segment from Halomonas sp. GD1P12 encodes:
- the aceE gene encoding pyruvate dehydrogenase (acetyl-transferring), homodimeric type translates to MKDTVEIDKSETQEWLDALASVVDREGENRARFLFDSLHSYSEKQGLNIARTFNTAHRNTIAVSDEPDYPGNLDIERKLRAAIRWNSIAMVVRANAKDKSIGGHLASYMSSSTLYEVGFNHFFKGSTSRCEGDLVYFQGHISPGIYARSYLEGRLSEAQLDRFRREVGGGGLPSYPHPYLMPDYWQFSTVSMGLGPIQAIYQARLMKYLHNRDLKPLGERKVWAFLGDGECDEVETLGALNLASREKLDNLIFVINCNLQRLDGPVRGNDRVMEELESSFLGSHWNVIKVVWGSGWDALLESDHDGRLQRLMDETVDGEYQNFKAQGGAYTRAHFFGKDPELLARVEHLSDQDIENLTRGGHDSSKIYAAYQKAVKSTNGKPTVILAHTVKGYGMGSEHGEADMEAHNIKTMELEGLKRLRDRFAIPVSDEQLKSGPMPYYRPGNDAPETDYLHARRTLLGGYLPARNTDHETLSIPALDDKVFTAQLKGTRERKISSTMAFVRVLTGLTKHKQLGERIVPIIPDEARTFGMEGMFRQLGIYAAGGQKYAPVDAGQIMYYREDIKGQILEEGITEAGAMASWIAAATSHANHGKILIPFYIYYAMFGFQRIGDLAWAAGDMLTRGFMIGGTAGRTTINGEGLQHQDGHSHLMASAIPNCRTYDPTYGYEIAVIVQHGLKEMYERHKECFYYLTIMNENYAHPAMPDGAQEGIIRGMYLLQAGEDDQKTRVQLLGSGTILREAEAARELLLDFGVAADVWSVTSFNELRREALEYDRQRFMKPQEVHEKPWLTQALENRSGPVIAATDYMKLYADQVRAWVPNDYYVLGTDGFGRSDSREQLRAFFEVDRYYIAWMALVALCEKGEVSAGIVEQAIIRFNIEPDRLSPLVS, encoded by the coding sequence TATTTGATTCATTGCACTCTTATTCAGAAAAACAGGGTTTAAATATTGCGCGTACGTTTAATACCGCGCACCGTAATACGATTGCCGTTAGTGATGAGCCGGACTACCCGGGTAATCTCGACATCGAACGTAAGCTTCGCGCTGCCATTCGCTGGAACAGTATTGCCATGGTCGTGCGCGCCAATGCAAAAGACAAAAGTATCGGCGGTCACCTTGCAAGCTATATGTCCAGCAGTACGCTTTACGAGGTGGGGTTCAACCACTTTTTCAAAGGATCCACTTCGCGTTGTGAAGGAGACCTGGTCTATTTTCAAGGCCATATCTCGCCGGGTATCTACGCTAGAAGCTATCTCGAAGGGCGCTTGTCTGAGGCGCAGTTAGACCGCTTTCGCCGCGAAGTCGGTGGTGGCGGGCTGCCGTCCTACCCGCACCCTTACCTCATGCCGGACTATTGGCAGTTCTCAACGGTGTCGATGGGGCTCGGGCCCATTCAAGCGATCTATCAGGCGCGCCTGATGAAGTACCTGCATAACCGGGATTTAAAGCCCCTTGGTGAGCGTAAGGTATGGGCTTTTCTCGGTGATGGTGAGTGCGATGAGGTCGAGACGCTCGGCGCTTTGAACCTGGCAAGCCGCGAAAAGCTCGACAATCTGATATTTGTGATCAACTGCAATCTCCAGCGCCTTGACGGGCCGGTACGCGGCAACGACCGCGTCATGGAGGAGCTCGAAAGCTCGTTTTTGGGCAGCCACTGGAACGTCATCAAGGTCGTTTGGGGGAGCGGCTGGGATGCGCTGCTCGAAAGCGATCACGATGGTCGCCTGCAGCGGCTGATGGACGAAACCGTTGACGGCGAGTATCAAAACTTCAAGGCTCAGGGCGGCGCTTATACGCGCGCGCATTTTTTCGGCAAGGATCCCGAGCTGCTTGCACGGGTCGAGCACTTATCGGATCAGGACATCGAAAATTTGACACGCGGCGGCCACGACTCGTCAAAGATTTACGCCGCCTATCAAAAAGCCGTCAAAAGCACCAACGGCAAACCCACCGTGATTCTCGCGCATACCGTAAAGGGGTACGGCATGGGAAGCGAGCATGGTGAGGCCGACATGGAAGCGCACAACATCAAAACTATGGAGCTTGAAGGGCTCAAGCGTTTGCGTGATCGTTTTGCTATTCCCGTCAGCGATGAGCAGCTCAAAAGCGGCCCGATGCCCTATTACCGGCCAGGTAATGACGCCCCGGAAACCGACTACCTTCATGCGCGGCGCACGCTGCTCGGCGGATACCTGCCCGCGCGCAATACCGACCACGAGACGCTATCCATTCCGGCGCTTGACGACAAGGTATTCACCGCGCAGTTAAAGGGCACGCGCGAGCGCAAAATATCGTCCACGATGGCGTTCGTTAGAGTGTTGACCGGGCTTACCAAGCACAAGCAGCTGGGCGAGCGGATCGTACCCATCATTCCCGATGAAGCGCGCACCTTCGGCATGGAAGGCATGTTTCGTCAGTTGGGCATCTATGCGGCGGGCGGGCAGAAATACGCGCCTGTCGATGCCGGCCAGATCATGTACTACCGCGAAGACATCAAGGGCCAGATTCTGGAGGAAGGTATCACCGAAGCCGGTGCGATGGCCTCCTGGATCGCGGCGGCCACCTCCCATGCCAATCATGGCAAGATACTGATCCCGTTTTATATCTACTATGCAATGTTTGGTTTTCAGCGCATCGGGGATCTTGCCTGGGCCGCCGGCGATATGCTGACGCGTGGTTTCATGATCGGCGGCACCGCCGGGCGTACCACCATCAATGGTGAAGGCCTGCAGCACCAGGACGGTCACAGCCACCTAATGGCCTCCGCCATCCCTAACTGCCGTACCTATGACCCTACCTACGGTTATGAAATCGCCGTCATCGTTCAGCACGGTTTAAAAGAAATGTACGAACGGCACAAGGAGTGCTTTTACTACCTGACGATCATGAACGAAAACTACGCTCATCCCGCCATGCCTGACGGCGCCCAGGAGGGCATCATTCGTGGTATGTACTTGCTGCAGGCAGGCGAGGACGACCAAAAAACCCGCGTTCAACTACTAGGCTCGGGCACCATACTGCGCGAGGCCGAAGCCGCGCGGGAACTGCTGCTCGATTTTGGCGTAGCCGCCGATGTGTGGAGTGTGACTAGTTTCAACGAGCTGCGTCGCGAAGCGCTCGAGTACGACCGGCAACGATTTATGAAACCCCAAGAGGTGCATGAAAAACCCTGGCTCACTCAAGCACTCGAAAACCGCTCAGGCCCGGTCATCGCGGCCACGGATTACATGAAACTTTACGCCGACCAGGTGCGCGCTTGGGTGCCGAATGATTATTACGTGCTGGGTACCGATGGCTTTGGCCGCTCCGACAGTCGCGAACAGCTGCGCGCCTTCTTCGAGGTCGACCGCTATTACATTGCCTGGATGGCGCTCGTGGCCCTTTGCGAGAAAGGTGAGGTCAGCGCGGGCATTGTCGAGCAAGCCATTATTCGCTTCAATATCGAGCCTGACCGGCTTTCTCCGCTTGTTAGTTAA
- a CDS encoding hydroxymethylglutaryl-CoA lyase: MALPQRVRLVDMAPRDGLQNEPGEVVATAVKVELIERLARAGLTHIEAASFVSPRWVPQMGDAREVMLGIHRESNVTYSALTPNLKGLENALEANVSEVAVFAAASEAFSQKNINCSIDESLARFEPVMARARQANVRVRGYVSCVLGCPYEGDIAPAQVARVAGALYEMGCFEVSLGDTIGVGTPLKARQMIDEVAKVVPVEHLAAHFHDTYGMAIANLFAVLERGVAVIDASTGGLGGCPYAKGASGNVATEDVLYLLRGLGIETGVNLESIIETGEWITGQLGRAPASKVARALEAH; encoded by the coding sequence ATGGCCCTTCCACAACGCGTACGTCTGGTCGACATGGCCCCGCGGGACGGGCTGCAAAACGAGCCCGGCGAGGTGGTGGCCACTGCCGTCAAGGTCGAGCTGATCGAGCGCCTGGCCCGAGCAGGGCTTACCCATATCGAGGCGGCGAGCTTCGTCTCCCCCAGGTGGGTGCCGCAAATGGGCGACGCCCGGGAGGTGATGCTGGGCATTCACCGCGAATCGAACGTGACCTACTCCGCCCTGACCCCGAATTTGAAAGGGTTGGAGAACGCGCTGGAAGCGAACGTCTCCGAGGTTGCAGTGTTCGCCGCCGCTTCTGAAGCGTTCTCGCAAAAAAACATCAACTGCTCGATCGACGAGTCGCTTGCGCGTTTCGAGCCGGTGATGGCCCGCGCCAGGCAGGCGAACGTGCGCGTGCGCGGCTACGTTTCCTGCGTGCTGGGCTGCCCCTACGAAGGCGACATTGCCCCGGCCCAGGTGGCGCGGGTGGCGGGGGCGCTTTATGAGATGGGCTGCTTCGAGGTGTCGCTGGGCGACACCATCGGCGTCGGCACGCCGTTGAAAGCCCGGCAGATGATCGACGAGGTAGCGAAGGTTGTGCCCGTCGAGCATTTGGCGGCGCACTTTCACGACACCTACGGCATGGCGATCGCCAACCTTTTTGCGGTGCTCGAGCGGGGCGTGGCCGTCATCGACGCCTCGACCGGGGGGCTGGGCGGCTGCCCCTACGCCAAGGGTGCTTCCGGTAACGTGGCAACCGAGGACGTGCTCTATCTGCTGCGGGGGCTAGGTATCGAGACCGGCGTGAATCTTGAGTCGATCATCGAAACCGGCGAGTGGATCACCGGGCAACTTGGCCGCGCACCCGCCTCGAAAGTCGCCCGCGCCCTGGAAGCGCACTAG
- a CDS encoding E3 binding domain-containing protein, with amino-acid sequence MENDTITVTGHQIHAAPCVRMLARTLGVNLAEVEPSGLKERIVEEDVKNFVRHVMDERKRKSE; translated from the coding sequence TTGGAAAATGACACTATCACTGTGACCGGACACCAGATCCATGCGGCTCCCTGTGTGCGCATGCTGGCGCGTACGCTAGGGGTCAATCTTGCCGAGGTGGAACCCAGCGGTTTGAAAGAGCGCATCGTCGAGGAAGATGTCAAAAACTTCGTTCGCCACGTCATGGACGAGCGAAAAAGAAAGAGCGAATAA
- a CDS encoding AMP-binding protein, producing MAQNTPTLPSYTSSVADKPLLGMTIGDKLDEIAAQYPDNDALIVLHQNVHWSYREFNEEVNRCARALLSIGVQRGDRVGIWAPNGSEWTLTQFATAKIGAILVNINPAYRTSELDYALNQSGARYLICADRFKTADYRAMLFELAPELDTCEPGKLRSKRLSQLECVVNLSDERHPGMWRWRDMLDEASRTDQATLDTLQATLQFDDPINIQYTSGTTGFPKGATLSHHNILNNGFFVAESMGFTPNDRLVIPVPLYHCFGMVMGNLGCMTHGAAMIYPGESFDAGQVLKAVHEQRATALFGVPTMFLAELEHEEFAATDFSNLRTGIMAGSICPAAVMKQVIEKMNMKGVQIAYGMTETSPVSAQTGADDTIDKRVSTVGRTQPHLESKVIDPISGAVLPRGEIGELCTRGYSVMLKYWNNEQATVEAIDSAGWMHTGDLATMDDEGYLQIVGRIKDMVIRGGENVYPKEVEEFLYTHPDVADVQVTGVPDEKYGEELIAWVRLNADAGEITGEDLRAFCKDKITHFKIPRYFKFVDAFPMTVTGKIQKFKMREISTHELGLDKETLS from the coding sequence ATGGCGCAGAATACTCCCACTCTACCGAGCTACACCAGCAGCGTCGCCGATAAGCCGCTTCTGGGCATGACCATCGGCGACAAGCTCGACGAGATCGCCGCGCAGTACCCGGATAACGATGCGCTGATCGTGCTGCACCAGAACGTGCATTGGAGTTATCGCGAGTTCAATGAAGAGGTCAACCGCTGCGCCCGCGCGCTGCTCTCCATTGGCGTCCAGCGCGGCGACCGCGTGGGCATCTGGGCGCCCAACGGCTCGGAGTGGACGCTGACGCAGTTCGCCACCGCCAAGATAGGTGCGATTCTGGTCAACATCAACCCGGCCTACCGCACAAGTGAGCTCGACTACGCGCTCAACCAGTCCGGGGCGCGCTATCTAATCTGCGCCGACCGTTTCAAGACGGCGGACTACCGCGCGATGCTGTTTGAACTCGCCCCGGAGCTTGACACCTGCGAGCCGGGCAAGCTTCGCTCGAAGCGCCTTTCCCAGCTCGAGTGCGTGGTGAATCTGAGCGATGAGCGCCACCCCGGGATGTGGCGCTGGCGCGATATGCTGGATGAGGCGAGCCGCACCGACCAGGCGACCCTCGATACGCTGCAGGCCACGCTCCAGTTCGACGACCCAATCAACATTCAGTACACCTCCGGCACCACCGGCTTTCCCAAGGGCGCAACACTTTCGCACCACAACATCCTCAACAACGGCTTTTTCGTCGCCGAGAGCATGGGCTTCACCCCGAATGATCGGCTGGTGATTCCGGTGCCGCTCTACCACTGCTTCGGCATGGTAATGGGTAATCTGGGCTGCATGACCCACGGTGCGGCGATGATTTACCCCGGCGAGAGCTTCGATGCCGGGCAGGTGCTCAAGGCGGTGCACGAGCAGCGCGCCACGGCCCTGTTTGGCGTGCCGACCATGTTTCTGGCCGAGCTCGAGCACGAGGAGTTTGCCGCCACCGACTTCTCGAATCTACGGACCGGCATCATGGCGGGATCGATCTGCCCGGCGGCGGTGATGAAGCAGGTGATCGAGAAGATGAACATGAAGGGCGTACAGATCGCCTACGGCATGACCGAAACCAGCCCGGTCTCCGCCCAGACCGGGGCCGATGACACGATCGACAAGCGTGTCTCCACCGTGGGCCGTACCCAGCCGCACCTGGAAAGCAAGGTCATCGACCCGATAAGCGGCGCGGTACTTCCTCGCGGCGAGATCGGCGAACTTTGCACGCGCGGCTATAGCGTCATGCTCAAGTACTGGAACAACGAACAGGCCACGGTGGAGGCCATCGACAGCGCCGGCTGGATGCACACGGGCGATCTTGCCACCATGGATGACGAGGGCTATCTGCAAATCGTCGGGCGCATCAAGGACATGGTGATTCGCGGCGGCGAGAACGTCTATCCCAAGGAGGTCGAGGAGTTTCTCTATACCCATCCAGACGTTGCCGATGTTCAGGTTACGGGCGTTCCGGACGAGAAGTATGGCGAAGAATTGATTGCCTGGGTTCGGCTCAACGCCGATGCCGGGGAGATCACCGGTGAGGATTTGCGCGCCTTCTGCAAGGACAAGATCACTCACTTCAAGATTCCCCGCTACTTCAAGTTCGTCGACGCGTTCCCCATGACGGTGACGGGCAAGATCCAGAAATTCAAGATGCGCGAGATCTCGACGCACGAGCTGGGACTGGACAAGGAGACATTGTCGTGA
- a CDS encoding class I SAM-dependent methyltransferase, translating to MSESHSLAAHYHQALRDDAVLEQIKRHYPDGATPFQLAPLDQLHIGGLKASMRLFERLDPVDQPRVLDIGAGLGGLVRLGASLGFLMTGLDITHRFNALNQSIGKLAASSVDYAVITGDARRLPLSHDSFDAVIFQHSLMNMPALAPVLEEAHRVLRPGGRLVLHELTRGNRRVALRYPVPWAASAEHTHLLTLEALLTRLRTCGFMELEVKNVSDEARAWRARQSDKEQVTAAPVLSPQWVFGERFAAMGKNLLTNLTNRAIEVVEIEGRC from the coding sequence GTGAGCGAGTCGCACTCGCTGGCCGCCCACTACCACCAGGCGCTACGCGACGATGCGGTGCTCGAGCAAATCAAGCGCCACTACCCGGACGGCGCCACGCCTTTTCAACTCGCCCCGCTGGATCAGCTCCATATCGGCGGGCTCAAGGCGTCAATGCGGCTGTTCGAGCGACTCGACCCGGTGGATCAGCCGCGCGTGCTGGATATTGGCGCGGGGCTTGGCGGGCTCGTGCGTTTGGGCGCCTCGCTTGGCTTTTTGATGACCGGGCTCGACATCACCCACCGCTTCAACGCCTTGAACCAAAGTATCGGCAAGCTTGCCGCAAGCAGCGTCGACTACGCTGTAATCACCGGCGACGCCCGCCGCCTCCCCTTGTCGCACGACAGCTTCGACGCGGTGATTTTTCAGCACAGCCTGATGAACATGCCAGCGCTTGCGCCGGTGCTCGAAGAGGCTCACCGCGTGCTGCGCCCCGGCGGGAGATTGGTGCTCCACGAGCTGACCCGGGGCAACCGCCGCGTGGCGCTGCGGTATCCCGTGCCCTGGGCGGCCAGCGCCGAGCACACTCACCTTCTGACACTCGAGGCTCTTTTGACGCGGCTGCGCACCTGCGGGTTCATGGAACTCGAGGTAAAAAATGTGAGCGACGAAGCCCGCGCCTGGCGGGCGCGTCAAAGCGATAAGGAACAGGTGACAGCGGCACCGGTGCTGTCGCCGCAGTGGGTGTTTGGCGAGCGTTTTGCGGCGATGGGAAAGAATTTGCTGACAAATTTGACCAATCGCGCAATTGAAGTGGTCGAAATCGAAGGGCGTTGCTAG